In the Kwoniella mangroviensis CBS 8507 chromosome 3, whole genome shotgun sequence genome, one interval contains:
- a CDS encoding small nuclear ribonucleoprotein Sm D2 — MSQYAHVPKSELDEAQIKELEEYEISQGPLSVLQQAVRNSSQVLISLRNNKKLLARVKAFDRHCNMVLENVKEMWTETPKGKGKKPVNKDRFISKMFLRGDSVILVLRNAA, encoded by the exons atgag TCAATACGCCCACGTACCCAAATCCGAGTTGGACGAAGCGCAAATAAAAGAGTTGGAGGAGTATGAGATCTCTCAAGGACCTTTATCAGTCTTACAACAGGCCGTACGAAACTCGTCGCAGGTGTTGATCTCTTTACGAAATAACAAGAAGTTGCTGGCGAGAGTGAAAGCTTTTGATAGGCATTGTAACATGGTCTTGGAGAATgtgaaagag ATGTGGACGGAAACAccgaaaggaaagggaaagaagccAGTGAATAAGGATAGGTTCATCTC CAAAATGTTCCTTCGTGGCGATTCAGTCATTCTCG TCCTTCGTAACGCAGCTTAA